The Oncorhynchus mykiss isolate Arlee chromosome 17, USDA_OmykA_1.1, whole genome shotgun sequence genomic interval GGCCAGGACTTTGGGGTCAATCCGCTCTGACCGACCCCCTGTGCCCAGGACCAGAACCTCTGTGGATACAACGCATTCTTGAGACACATCATGGTCATACACAATCATTAAGTTGTTCAGGTGATAACACCGTACAATCATCATCATAGTCAAGCTCTGACAATCAAACATGAACTGGCAACTAATTTAAGAGGGGGCCCATCCCAAAAACACCCCAACTGTagtcttatctctctctcacacatacccCTGCCCACGAAGGTTCTGGACTCAGGCTGGGCCATGATAAAACCAATAGGGGATCACTCAgttgttgcccagcaacagagaCTGATAGAAATAAAAGGAGGTGACTCCGCCTAATCGGAAGGTATAAATATATCCTTGCATGAATTGCATGGGTGGTATGCAGCTGTAGCCTCCAGTTTGGGTGGAATAAATCTAGTCTGAGCTTCTTCTGGTGTCCAACTGGATTTGTACCAGAACCTAACAGCATCTTGCATGAGTTTGTACATTCATAAATTAGAGTATGTGACTTTCTGTCTATCCTCATAATTCATATCAGCGTGACTACAGTATAATTGAATTATCTCACCAATTCGAGGTTCCAGCATGTGGAAAAGGGCCATGCTCTCTACAGTGATGTCTTTATAGCTGCCTACCTGCATGGGGCGACAGATGAGTAGCCAAAAGGACAATCCACATAATACACTGTTACATCTCATATTCTACTCATCATCACTCCTCATTTCGCCAGTTAAATATCTCACTCAGCACTCAACAGTATTACAGGGAGCAGGTAAACTGAAGAGAGATGAAAAAATAGAACCATCATAAAAGGTTGACTTCTGGTGGGGATTAGaggaaaggttaaaaaaatattaaataaacgTTTTCCTACATTCCATTGGAGGATGGCTGGAGGTAGCACAGCACATGGCCCGAAAACACGGTTCCCATCGATGTTGAACCCTCTGGGGCTGTAGCTGTGGATCATTGCTCCAGCTCCTGGTTCTTTTTGCATGACAGACACTGTGGTACGCTGGTACATCTCatcatcactgggaccaagcctGTGGGCGCGAGATAGAAAggggctggaggaggagagacattaaGTTGCTTTTCCATCACATACTGTACCATTACCTGGCTAGTGGCTACAACTGGATGATGTGAGATAGGGACATCAGACCCAGTGTATGTCTAAAAACGTTTGACAAACTTTGATATTGGGGCTGGTTTTACCTTCAAACATGTATTGGGATGCCatagccatttaaaaaaaatcagattTGATTTAATGGGGCTCTCTGTATTATCAAATGGGGCTCTCTGTACCTAGCAAGATGTAATAACCATAGAATTGGTCTATTCTACCCGGGATGTATTTCAAGTAGCAAGCTTTGACATCAGCATCTACCAAAAGCTAAATAGCCAGTCAGGGGGGTACATATGTCAAATTGTGTAGCTAGTAGCAGTTAGCACTAAAACATCGTCGTTTCTATTCTCTAGATGTCTCGTTTCTCAGCAGTACTGTACCTTGTGAACGCGGGTGGTGTCAGAGGGCTGAGCCGAAGACCCTGTGAAGATCTGTGGAAAAACAGTCGTGCACACATAGTGACAGCCATGTTGTTGATGGTTAAGTACCTAATGCCCGTTGGAACCAAAGACATTAAAACCAGAGTGGGAACTAATTATGTGTAGCACAACGTTTGGTACTTCCGTTTGGGTACATCCGGTTATTTTATAATGTAACGGGTCTTGTGTAGATACATTCTAGAAATCAGTGATTAATTGTATCAATGG includes:
- the ndufaf3 gene encoding NADH dehydrogenase [ubiquinone] 1 alpha subcomplex assembly factor 3, which gives rise to MSLVPTGIRYLTINNMAVTMCARLFFHRSSQGLRLSPLTPPAFTSPFLSRAHRLGPSDDEMYQRTTVSVMQKEPGAGAMIHSYSPRGFNIDGNRVFGPCAVLPPAILQWNVGSYKDITVESMALFHMLEPRIEVLVLGTGGRSERIDPKVLALLKSKGIAVEVQDTPNACATFNFLSSERRVVAAGLIPPPISTELE